A window of Mobula hypostoma chromosome 7, sMobHyp1.1, whole genome shotgun sequence genomic DNA:
ATTCTggaaataaaaaatattaaagTTCAGTTCTGTAGTTAAAAGTTGAAAGCATTTTACTCACAGATTTCCCATTTCTTAAACTGTGTATGTTGGTTACATGAGCTCATTAATTTATACTTCACATTCTTTATAAGGCAGCTGCTGACATTTACATTGTCCATAACCATTTATGATGACCAATGCGCCTTCCTCATGGGTGGGTTCATATTCATTATAGGGTACTTGTGTTGATAAATCTGCCATAGGCTGCCTGGCTTGGTGGCGAATTTGCCGTCGGTGTTGCATCATGGAGCAGTGCCTTATACGTCTCAGGGTAGGAGGGCAGCATTTCCGTGAAATGTACACCACAAGGATAATGAGGAAAAAGGAGAACAATAGAGCCATTGTTCCAGTTATTATCCTGTGTGTAAAGAGGGTATTATCAGGTTCAAGGAAGTCTTCAGCAGTTGTTTCTGTTGTTGGATTTTCAGTATCCTCTGTAGTGGAGTCTATGGGTGTTAATTTTGTTATATACTCAGTAGCTTCTGGCTGTTGTGTAGGATCCGTATAGCCAGTGGTTATCTGTGTGGTGGCTGCTGAAAGATTGCTGCAGATTTGAAATCCATGAACAGCATCTAGGATGTCCTCACCTTGTGTGTGCTCTGGGCTAGCACAGACCATCGAGTTCTCCCATCGGCCTTGGAAATTGCTTAGCCAGGAGGCAAGGGCACAAATACTTTTGTTACAGATCCACATGTTGCCAGAGAGACCGATGTGCGTTAGAGATTTCCATGAGTTAACAATCTGAGCATCCAGGGTAGTTAGCTTGTTCGAATCCATCAGGAGTATCTTGAGGTTTGGCATTGTAAGGAAAACTAAAGGATCAATTGTTCTAATTTCATTTCCTGTCACATCAAGTTTTTCCAATGTGTCCCAGGTCCATTCCATTCCACATAACAAGATACTTATTTTGTTCCACTGCAAAAATAGTGTTTGGAGGCTGATTAGCCGCGGGAAATGAGCAAAATTAATCTTTGTCAGCTGGTTGTGCTCTAGGTGAAGCTCCTTGAGTTTGATTAATCCTGCAAAGCCATTACGAGCCAGACTTCGTAAACGATTGTTGCTTATATCCAAAAACTCCAGGCTTCGGCAGTCCCAGAAAACCCTTATGGGGATGGTCCTTAGTGAATTGGAACGTAGATGTAGTGTCTGAAGTTTCCGTAAGCTGTGGAATTGCTCTGGTTGTAGAGAAGTAATTTGATTAAATGacaggtccaggttctgcaagtTAATCAGCTGACTGAATGTGGTATTTGCCAGACGCACAATCCTATTGTAGCTGAGGATTAATTCTTTGAGTTTATATAGTCCTTGGAAGGCATCCTCTTGAATAACAGAGATCTGGTTGTGATCTAAATAGAGCCATGTAAGTTGGCTAAAGCTTGTAAACTGATCGTTTTGCAGTTGAAAAAAACTATTGTGCCTGAGTGACAAGCCGATAGACCCGTGGGAGACATTATCGGGTACTCCTTGAAAACCTTGAGAATCGCAGTAAAAGAGCAGCTCCTCGCATCTGCATTTCTGTGGACATGCTGCGCCTGAGGCAGGCAGCATTTTCAACAACATGCTCATCACACACAATGCCACCGTTGTTGGCCCCCCCAATGGCCACTTCGAATGCAAACCTGTAGGTGGCAATCAAATGAAATTCATTTAGGTTTTCAGCCAAAACAGCCCATCATATATGTTGATTTAGGTAttttattcccctcccccacaaaagctatttggagtgaTAGACGATGGTAGAATTGTAAGACTTAATTTTCTTTTCAAAAGACAAACATTCTATTTGTTTCCAGCAAGACAAGTAATTGCTCCTTCCCCCCTTCAtcctctgcatcacttccctttCTTTCTAGGTTTTGAAAATCTCATTTGAAAAGAAAACACTTACCCattctcttctgcacattggAGACTGCATTCAACTATCCTTCTGTTGAGACGACTTGAGCAGTGAGCTGGAAAGAAGTTCCAGTGGAAGAGGCAGCTTTTTGAAAAGACACGATACAAAAGGATTGCTATTTGCTTTCACATAAGACAATGGCGAGTACTCCAGTtagaagcaaaaagaaaaaatgCCATAGTAATTTTTCACCTATCTCTGCTGTAATGTTTCCTCCCAAAGCTTTGCCCTTGCCCTCCTTTGATTTCCACTGGTTTAGGACTATAGTGATTTTTCTCGCGAGTGAATGAAAACAAACATTtccttctcttgtccattcaatTGGTTAATTGAAGCCCAAACCTTCGGCTGCACAGCTGGTGGTCCTGTCCTTAACTTGTTGATGGTAATGAAGTACTTGTGCAGAGACTAGCTAGCGGTGCGAACACATTGACTGAAAGCCTCTTTGGAACGGAATGCTGTGCTGGTGCTGCAAGAACGCAGACTTGCAGATTGGTGGCAGGCTGGCGTAAGCTTGTGACGTGCAATGTTTTCAGGCTTTTCAGTAGCATGATGATGAGCTTCATGCTGCATGCAGTCTGCAAATTGGATGAACAGACATTGAAGCATCGAAAATGACTAATAAATAAAATGGGGAAGTATTGTAAATAATTTGTCTAGTTCTGTGCTTACCAGTAAAATTATAGCTTATTCTTATGCTACAGTGAATGCCTTGTACCAAAAAATCTCTTAAAAAGCAATTAGCTTACCTTCAGAAAAAGGTAATATAGCTGTCATTAAAACGTTTTGAAGTACAAGTTGCTTGATGCAAATCAAAAATTGAATATTTTAACACAATCTGTACTATGATGTCTCTATTTTTAATTACTGTGTTTGCTATCAGACAAAGATGCTGATAAATGAAAGGATCTGTAAAGATGATTGAATGAAGGAACCTAAATtgctttgcttggattttcacTGCATTTCATGAGTGATAGTTCTGTCTGTAACCTTAATATGGCATTAGGTTTAAACATTAAGGCAGAACAGCTATAAAATGCCTCTTCCACACACACAGGATTTTAATTCATACTTAAATCTGTATTGAAATGCAGTGTTAATTGGAGTAATACTTTAATGTAATCCTTAGCATGTTTAGGTATGCTTTCAATTAATTGCATATTGTGGTTTAATATTTTCAAATGCAAAACTGATAAAACACTTTCTCTTTCATCACTCATTTCATTTCTGCTTTTCTGCTGTAAAATTCTGCAGATATGTTGCCCTGTAGTACCTTCTGAAGTGATCATGTCTGTGTGGAGAAGGAACAGTAAACAACTATGCTGCTGAACCTAATCTTGCCCCACCCTAATGTCTGCAAGTTCACTTTCAACAAAGGTCACTCTGGAAACCAAAGGGAACAATGTATAAGGCTTTATATTTAATGCCAAAAGGAAAGGTGGTAGATTGAAATTTTTCTGCTctcttactgatggatgccacttttaatGAAACCATGAGTTTTGTTCTCAGAATACATGTCCATTGCCTTCCATGTGTTCATTAGTCAATTTCAGATATGGCTATTTATAACCAAAACCCATCAGAATTAATAGTCTGTTTTTTATTTTCCAATGAAAAGGCTCTGGTGTTAATACTAATATCCCTACCAATTATTTCAATGTTATGGATTCAAGTTACATTCCATTCACTTGTAGACATAAAATTACATCACAGCTGAGGACTGCTGCATCCATCTTAGTTTCTTTTGTGTAGGCTTGATTGAAACTGGATGTACTTCCAGAGGGATATAGGTGAATAATTGTGGGGGAGATATAACATGAATTTGGGCAGCCCAATAAAAAAATATACACATAGGCATAAACTCaattttgggaaaaaaaattcaGTTGTGAAGCTTTGTGAATAATATTTCCCATTCTGTTTCTCAAATTATTGGCCTTTAAGATTAGTATGAAATTACAACTGTGGCATAGAATATGTCTTCAATAGCATGTATTAAACTAATAAAGGATCTTAGACTTGTATTTTTCTGGTATTCCGTTTCATTGATTATGGTACAATACTTCTATATATTGGATTTTTAGTATATTTAATCATGGATGAATTCCTACTAAGTGATTTGGGAAATGAAAGGcctataaatattttttaaaagttcagATGCAGAGTTCCAGTTAAAAATGTCATTCTTTGCAGTGTTAGCAATGCCGTGCTGCAGTAAATATCTAGTACAGTACTCACCAAAAGTTACCTTGGGAGAGAATGCGCAAAAAGAAAGATTAAGAAGAAATATGAAAGATGGCATTTGCAACATTTAATGCCAACTGCACTGACAGATGGTTGGGTAAGCAGTTAACTTTATGAATGCTGCATTGAGAATGCCACTGCATCTTGCAGCTCCAGTTAAAAGTAGTAATTGATTATAGAGTAATTATGTTTAGAAGTCTAAGACAGAACATTTTACAGTTTATCTTTGCACCCATGTGTTTGTGATTTCACATCTAGGATATGCACATACTCTTGAAAAGTAGGTGCCTTCTGTTTTCTGGCACAAGTGCACAGTGGTGTCTGGGCGCAGTTTTATTTAAATCGATTAGGGACTCCTATCTAATCCTGAGTTAAGGGATCAATCAAGATAACTGAATCACAAGTAACATGACCTGAAATTGTCATCTTTGTTGAAATATTCAGTCTTAGCCATTTACAGACATTTGGTCAAATAGAGAATGAAATCTAGCTATCCTTGCTGGTTTACATTTATATTTTCTATTCCGTACTATCCCATTAAGTCTATGCTGGTTTTCAATgttcccatcagtcccattccaACACTTCTCTGTAACTTAATCTCTTCCATATACTCTTCAATTCCCAGTTCGCTTTGCATCAGTAAACTAGAGGAAATTATCAGCAGCTACTTAACTTACTAGAAT
This region includes:
- the lrrtm2 gene encoding leucine-rich repeat transmembrane neuronal protein 2 — its product is MGLHSKWPLGGPTTVALCVMSMLLKMLPASGAACPQKCRCEELLFYCDSQGFQGVPDNVSHGSIGLSLRHNSFFQLQNDQFTSFSQLTWLYLDHNQISVIQEDAFQGLYKLKELILSYNRIVRLANTTFSQLINLQNLDLSFNQITSLQPEQFHSLRKLQTLHLRSNSLRTIPIRVFWDCRSLEFLDISNNRLRSLARNGFAGLIKLKELHLEHNQLTKINFAHFPRLISLQTLFLQWNKISILLCGMEWTWDTLEKLDVTGNEIRTIDPLVFLTMPNLKILLMDSNKLTTLDAQIVNSWKSLTHIGLSGNMWICNKSICALASWLSNFQGRWENSMVCASPEHTQGEDILDAVHGFQICSNLSAATTQITTGYTDPTQQPEATEYITKLTPIDSTTEDTENPTTETTAEDFLEPDNTLFTHRIITGTMALLFSFFLIILVVYISRKCCPPTLRRIRHCSMMQHRRQIRHQARQPMADLSTQVPYNEYEPTHEEGALVIINGYGQCKCQQLPYKECEV